The Caproicibacterium amylolyticum genome includes the window CTTGGTCTATAAAAAATACATTCTCCTCTTTTTCTAACAGGCGGCGAAGCTCCGCGACTACTGCCACAAAGTCCCCATCCGTTTCCGCGCCCACTTTTGCAAGCTCCGGCACCTGCGACATATACAGTAACTCCGCTCCATAGGCGTGAATCATGGTCTCACGCTCTTTGCTGACACCGTCCTGCATATACAGCCGCAGGTGGTAGCCTTTTGCTGCCGCAAGCGCTGCTAAACTGATGCCGGTGTTTCCACTGGTCGTTTCCACAATGGTGTAGCCGGGTTTCAGCTTGCCGCTTTTTTCCGCTTGCGCAATCATATTTTCCGCAATGCGGTCTTTTACGCTGCCGGTAGGGTTAAAATACTCCAGCTTCACCAGCAGGTCAGCCTGCAGATGGTGCTTTTTGATGTAGCCGTTCAGACGCAGCAGCGGTGTGTGCCCAATCAGTTCTGTTATAGAATCCCGAATTTCGCTCATTTTAATTCCCCCTTTTCAAATTTCATACATATCGCTGGACAAAATGCGGCTCAGGAATTTTTTAGTGCGTTCTTCTTTCGGATTCACGAAAATTTCATTTGGTGAACCCTCCTCCACCACAACACCGCCGTCCATAAAAATCACATGGTTTGCAGCTTCCTGCGCAAAAGCCATTTCGTGCGTGACAACAATCATGGTAATACCGGTTTTTGCCACACGGCGGATAACCGCCAGCGTTTCCCCCACCAGTTCCGGGTCAAGCGCGGAGGTCGGCTCGTCAAACAAGATCACCTCCGGGTCAAGCACCACCGCGCGGGCAATGCCGACCCGCTGCTGCTGCCCGCCGGAAAGCTGGGAAGGATACGCATCCCACTTATCCGCAAGGCCGACCCACTCCAGCGCTTCTTGTGCGCGGGTACGGGCGGTTTCCTTGGGTACTTTGCGGGCGGTCACCAACCCCTCCATTACATTTTCCAACGCAGTTTTATTTTGAAATAAATTGTAATTTTGAAACACAAAAGCTGTTTTGCGGCGAATCTCCAGAATATCGCTTTTGGAGGCTTTGCGGAAATCCACTGTTTTGTCGCCGACAGTCAGCGTGCCGCCGTCCGCTTTTTCCAGAAAGTTGATACAGCGCAGCAATGTTGTTTTACCGGAACCGCTCGGCCCCAGAATTACAACCACATCGCCGTCATTTACGTGCAGGGAAACATCCTTCAGCACATGATTCTGTCCAAAGGATTTCCGGGCATTTTTTACTTCAATCATACCGTTTGCCTCCTGTAGCTTCCCAGCCTGCTTTCCGCTTTTCTGGAAGCGGCCTCCAGCACCGCGGCTATGCCCCAGTAAATCAGGGCTGCCGCGACATAGCCAACTAAGTAATTATAAGTAACGTTGCACGGCTGAATTGCGCCGTTGAGCACATCCATAATGCCAATTGTCATCACCACAGATGTGTTTTTCATCGCGCCTATAACGTTGTTCGTCAGCATTGGCAGTGCCACCGGAATCATCTGCGGCACAATCACACGCCGCATGGTCTGCCCGCGGGTCAGTCCGATCGAATAACCAGCTTCAAACTGTCCCTGCCCAACGGAAAGGAACGCGCCGCGGATTGTTTCCGACATACTGCAGATTTCCATCAGACTGAGTGCAAACAATCCAACTCCCATTACATTTACATTTGCCAGCGATAAATTCAGGTGGAAAAATGCAGCAACATCGCCAAACTTCGTCATAAAAATCAAATTATAAATCAGCAGCGCAACAAGGAACGGGATGCCGTTGTAAATTGTGACAAATACGGCAAGAAAGCGCCCCCAAAAACGAATGCGGTAAATCCTCGCAATCGCAATCAGCGTACCTACCACAGCGCCAAATGCAACCGGCACAACCGTCAGCAAAATTGTATTGGGCAGACAGCTCAGTCCCGAAAGGACGCACTGCCAAAATTCCTCTAGGGTAAAACTCATGCCGCTGACACGCCCCTTTCTCTGCTGTGGTTTAGCTTCCCATCCAATCTGCGGAAGAGGGTTTGCAACGCAACGCTGACTGCCACGAAAATAATGGCAATGACCACATAGCTTTCCAGCAGATGGCCGGTTGTCGTACCAATGGTCTGTGCTCGGCCTACCAAATCCACCACGCCAATCAGGCACGCAAGAGAGGTCTCCTGAAACAGTCCGACCAGATTGATGCCCACGCCGGGCAGCGCGACTCTTGCCGCCTGCGGCAGCACGATTCGCCGAAATGCCTGCCAGTTTGTCAAGCCGACCGACCACGCGGCTTCCTTTTGCCCTGCCGGTATTGAGCCAATCGCACCGCGAAAAATTTCGCTGAGGAACGCCCCTTGGTTCAACCCATAGGTAACACAGACGAAAAACAATTTGTTCCATCCGCTCAAGTCTATACCCGTTAAAAGCTGCACAATGAACGGCAGCCCATAGTAAACCACCAACAGCTGCACTAGCATTGGTGTGCCCCGCATAAAGGAAACATAAACCGCGAAAATCTGCTGCAAAGCCGGCACCCGTTCCATACGCGCCAGTGCTATCAAGAGTCCCAGCAGAATGCCTGCCGTTTCCGCCGTTACAACAATCTGCAGCGTTACAGAGAAGTACGGAAGTATTTTCGGCCACGCGTCCGCAAAACGCTGCCACGAAAAGAAATCCACGGCAAACCTCCCCTTTCTCTGCGCTGCGCACCGCATGCAGATCCTTTTTTACTCATTTTTCGTGTAATCCGCGCCGATTACCTTTTTTGAGATTGCCGCCAGCTTACCGGAAGTTTTCAGCTTTTTCAGTGCGCCGTCCACCGCTTCCTGCAGTTTTGTATTGCCCTTTTTAAACACAAAGTAGGTGTCTGAAGTCAGGATAGGCGAACCGACCGCGCGAAGGCCATCGCCGTACTGCTTGTTGTATACTTCCAAATCCCGCTTGGTGGTTGAGAAAGCATTCCAACGGCCATTTTTAATGCCTGCTACTACTTCATCCTTCGGCGGGCTGTCCAACAGATCAAGCTTGATGGGATTGCTTGTGTGCGTTTTGTTGTATTCCTGGAAAAGGTGCGTAGCGTTGTCGCCGTTATCCGCCTGCACATTTTTCCCTGCAAGATCATCCAGTGTCTTTATATTTTTCGGATTGTCCTTGCGCACAATGATGTACCGCACATAGGTGGTATAGCTTTCCTTACCAAACAAATAGTTTGCTTCACGCTGTGGATTCTTTTCAAACTGGTGCGCACCAATCGCAATTTTTCCGCTGTCCAGTGCCAGCAGTACATTCTTGAAGTCAAAGGTCTGGAACGTAAATTTGTACTGCGGCAGCAGTTCATTTACCGCTTTTAAAACTTCATACTCATAGCCCGCAAGATTGCCGTTTGCGTCCAAATAGCAGTACGGGCTGTAGGCATGGCCGGTACCGACCACGATCTCCTGCACGCCGGAGGATGTGCCGGTGTTCGCTGTTCCCGCCGCAGTGGTAGCTGCTTTGGTGCTGCATCCGGCAAATACCCCAAGGACTGCCGCCGCAGAAAGCAGCGCCGCTGTGAACCTAAT containing:
- a CDS encoding amino acid ABC transporter ATP-binding protein, with the translated sequence MIEVKNARKSFGQNHVLKDVSLHVNDGDVVVILGPSGSGKTTLLRCINFLEKADGGTLTVGDKTVDFRKASKSDILEIRRKTAFVFQNYNLFQNKTALENVMEGLVTARKVPKETARTRAQEALEWVGLADKWDAYPSQLSGGQQQRVGIARAVVLDPEVILFDEPTSALDPELVGETLAVIRRVAKTGITMIVVTHEMAFAQEAANHVIFMDGGVVVEEGSPNEIFVNPKEERTKKFLSRILSSDMYEI
- a CDS encoding amino acid ABC transporter permease, which encodes MSFTLEEFWQCVLSGLSCLPNTILLTVVPVAFGAVVGTLIAIARIYRIRFWGRFLAVFVTIYNGIPFLVALLIYNLIFMTKFGDVAAFFHLNLSLANVNVMGVGLFALSLMEICSMSETIRGAFLSVGQGQFEAGYSIGLTRGQTMRRVIVPQMIPVALPMLTNNVIGAMKNTSVVMTIGIMDVLNGAIQPCNVTYNYLVGYVAAALIYWGIAAVLEAASRKAESRLGSYRRQTV
- a CDS encoding amino acid ABC transporter permease, which translates into the protein MDFFSWQRFADAWPKILPYFSVTLQIVVTAETAGILLGLLIALARMERVPALQQIFAVYVSFMRGTPMLVQLLVVYYGLPFIVQLLTGIDLSGWNKLFFVCVTYGLNQGAFLSEIFRGAIGSIPAGQKEAAWSVGLTNWQAFRRIVLPQAARVALPGVGINLVGLFQETSLACLIGVVDLVGRAQTIGTTTGHLLESYVVIAIIFVAVSVALQTLFRRLDGKLNHSRERGVSAA
- a CDS encoding transporter substrate-binding domain-containing protein, translating into MKKHIRFTAALLSAAAVLGVFAGCSTKAATTAAGTANTGTSSGVQEIVVGTGHAYSPYCYLDANGNLAGYEYEVLKAVNELLPQYKFTFQTFDFKNVLLALDSGKIAIGAHQFEKNPQREANYLFGKESYTTYVRYIIVRKDNPKNIKTLDDLAGKNVQADNGDNATHLFQEYNKTHTSNPIKLDLLDSPPKDEVVAGIKNGRWNAFSTTKRDLEVYNKQYGDGLRAVGSPILTSDTYFVFKKGNTKLQEAVDGALKKLKTSGKLAAISKKVIGADYTKNE